Proteins co-encoded in one Jeotgalibacillus malaysiensis genomic window:
- a CDS encoding NADH oxidase: MKIAVIGSTHAGTAAVTNMANMYPDADITVYEKNDNVSFLSCGLALYVGGVVEDPQGLFYSSPEQLRSLGVTMKMQHAVQEIDTARKQIKALNLVTGEEVNDSYDKLVMSTGSWPIIPPIDGIKLDNILLAKNFNQANTIIEKSRDVKHVTVVGAGYIGVELVEAFQQAGKEVTLIDGVDRILNKYLDQEFTDQVEQVFIDRGVELRLGETVTRFEGEISVEAVVTNAGRVETDLVIMCVGFRPNTELLKGKVNMLPNGAITVDDYMRTSDPDILAAGDCCAVKYNPTGKAAYIPLATNAVRMGTLVARNLIEPVMKNVGTQGTSGLHIYDLNMASTGLTETSAQAMDIHVKSVTISEKHRPEFMPTSEDVLLKVSYLPESRKIIGAQVLSKADVTQSINTLSVCVQTGMTIDELAFVDFFFQPHFNQPWNFLNKAGLAAAETRKPELV; the protein is encoded by the coding sequence ATGAAAATCGCAGTCATCGGAAGTACTCACGCTGGAACAGCAGCTGTAACGAATATGGCCAATATGTATCCTGATGCAGATATTACAGTCTATGAGAAAAATGATAATGTGTCCTTTCTTTCATGTGGTTTAGCATTATATGTGGGCGGTGTCGTTGAAGATCCACAGGGGCTTTTCTACAGTTCACCTGAACAGCTTAGAAGCCTCGGCGTTACGATGAAGATGCAGCATGCCGTGCAGGAAATCGATACTGCTCGCAAGCAGATCAAAGCGTTAAATCTGGTCACTGGTGAAGAAGTGAATGACAGCTATGACAAGCTTGTGATGTCTACTGGCTCATGGCCAATCATTCCGCCAATCGACGGCATTAAGCTGGATAACATTTTGTTAGCGAAGAACTTCAACCAGGCGAATACCATTATTGAAAAGTCACGTGACGTAAAACACGTAACAGTTGTCGGTGCAGGCTATATTGGCGTTGAGCTTGTAGAAGCATTCCAGCAGGCGGGTAAAGAAGTAACGCTAATTGACGGTGTGGACCGTATTCTGAATAAATACCTTGATCAGGAATTTACAGATCAGGTCGAACAGGTATTCATTGACCGCGGCGTTGAACTCCGACTTGGAGAAACGGTTACACGCTTTGAAGGAGAAATATCTGTTGAAGCTGTAGTAACGAATGCAGGACGCGTTGAGACTGACCTTGTGATTATGTGTGTCGGCTTCCGCCCAAATACTGAGCTTTTAAAAGGGAAAGTCAATATGCTGCCAAACGGAGCAATCACAGTCGATGACTATATGCGCACAAGCGACCCTGACATCCTTGCAGCCGGTGACTGCTGTGCAGTGAAATACAATCCGACTGGTAAAGCGGCTTACATTCCGCTTGCAACAAACGCAGTCAGAATGGGTACACTCGTTGCACGCAACCTGATTGAACCGGTGATGAAAAATGTCGGTACGCAAGGAACTTCAGGCCTTCACATTTATGATCTGAATATGGCATCAACAGGATTAACTGAAACAAGTGCACAAGCGATGGACATTCATGTGAAAAGTGTCACAATCTCTGAAAAGCACCGTCCTGAATTTATGCCAACATCAGAAGACGTATTGCTGAAAGTCAGCTACCTGCCAGAAAGCCGGAAGATCATCGGTGCACAGGTACTGTCAAAAGCAGATGTGACACAGTCAATCAATACACTCAGCGTCTGCGTTCAGACCGGTATGACAATTGATGAACTCGCTTTTGTGGACTTCTTCTTCCAGCCGCACTTTAATCAGCCATGGAACTTCCTGAATAAAGCAGGGCTGGCAGCAGCTGAGACGCGCAAGCCTGAACTCGTTTAA
- a CDS encoding triacylglycerol lipase encodes MSKYTGGRGFPVQLIYKGEDWMKKTLSLFIAVFLLLSLPSAAFAGGFKTPGNSLVPGTISIGEAPAYIDPAKPAIVFVQGLTNDSTVWYNENDMYSRAVAAGYETAFVELNDSGGTPKSYWDNGAMLAGQLEEISTHFGGKKLVIVAFSKGGVDTQVALIHEGKYPLVSNVITLSSPHYGSELADLANSTSLGWLASLIGQNSEGTQSLQTGTMNYFRSITDNRFEASQNSYFSLAGTRTGPWFSAYWFGSGFISGPNDGVVSVASAKLPYSRSLAVGNWNHGEINKGYNTLSIFQPYLTTQRAAPFSAFSTMEAKEEEVQPLDTLLRGGEQNGKASESFYVEDEAESLVINWMSATPHETITLKAPRGPAKEYEVTADADDTMFFNGAYHHTIEITDPAAGKWTAQTVTDQASAYALMVTFTSDLNDQLVLEPSDNKRSWALETNPGLRNKARPTGIQMFTDIGFKPGNGKEKRGLGQQMRQFKQSGKTISIPSNEGTYNMTVEVEGTTPAGDKFQRTVIESVFVDEEGVAF; translated from the coding sequence ATGTCGAAATACACAGGTGGTCGGGGGTTCCCGGTACAGCTGATTTATAAAGGAGAAGATTGGATGAAAAAGACGCTTTCCCTGTTTATTGCTGTGTTTCTGCTTCTGTCACTGCCGTCTGCCGCTTTTGCCGGAGGATTTAAGACACCCGGTAACTCGCTTGTGCCCGGAACGATCAGTATTGGTGAAGCCCCTGCTTACATAGACCCTGCAAAACCTGCGATTGTGTTCGTTCAGGGTCTGACAAATGATTCAACTGTCTGGTATAACGAAAATGATATGTACAGCCGTGCTGTTGCAGCGGGCTACGAGACGGCTTTTGTCGAGCTGAATGACTCTGGTGGAACGCCAAAAAGCTATTGGGATAATGGCGCGATGCTTGCAGGACAGCTTGAAGAAATCTCTACCCATTTTGGCGGGAAAAAACTTGTCATTGTTGCATTTAGTAAAGGAGGCGTTGATACGCAGGTTGCCCTGATCCATGAGGGGAAATATCCGCTTGTATCTAACGTGATCACGCTAAGCTCGCCTCACTATGGCAGTGAGCTTGCTGATTTGGCAAATAGTACGTCACTCGGCTGGCTTGCCAGTCTGATTGGACAAAACAGTGAGGGGACACAGAGTCTTCAGACTGGAACGATGAATTACTTTAGATCGATTACAGATAACCGTTTTGAAGCTTCTCAAAATAGTTACTTTTCACTTGCTGGCACCCGTACCGGACCGTGGTTTAGTGCGTATTGGTTTGGGAGCGGTTTCATTTCGGGTCCTAATGATGGAGTTGTATCAGTTGCAAGTGCCAAGCTACCATACAGCAGAAGTCTGGCTGTTGGCAATTGGAATCACGGTGAGATTAACAAAGGATACAATACACTATCGATCTTCCAGCCTTATTTAACGACACAGCGTGCAGCTCCTTTTTCAGCTTTTAGCACGATGGAAGCAAAAGAAGAAGAGGTTCAGCCGCTTGATACGCTGTTAAGGGGCGGAGAACAGAATGGCAAAGCATCTGAAAGCTTTTATGTTGAAGATGAGGCGGAAAGTCTTGTGATTAACTGGATGAGTGCAACACCGCATGAGACTATTACGTTAAAAGCGCCACGCGGTCCTGCAAAAGAGTACGAAGTGACTGCTGATGCGGATGATACAATGTTTTTTAACGGTGCTTATCATCATACAATCGAAATCACTGACCCTGCAGCCGGAAAATGGACAGCACAAACGGTAACCGATCAGGCATCTGCTTATGCTTTAATGGTGACGTTCACTTCTGATTTAAACGATCAGCTTGTACTTGAGCCTTCTGACAACAAGAGAAGCTGGGCTTTGGAAACGAATCCCGGGTTGAGAAATAAAGCCCGGCCTACTGGTATTCAGATGTTTACTGACATTGGATTTAAGCCGGGGAACGGGAAAGAAAAACGTGGACTCGGACAGCAAATGCGTCAATTTAAGCAAAGCGGTAAAACAATCTCTATCCCTTCAAATGAGGGAACTTACAATATGACTGTAGAGGTAGAAGGCACTACGCCAGCCGGAGACAAATTCCAGCGTACAGTGATTGAGTCTGTCTTTGTAGATGAAGAAGGGGTAGCTTTTTAA
- a CDS encoding glyoxalase, with protein sequence MSIKALKGIHHVTAITSSAEKNYEFFTYVLGMRLVKKTVNQDDIQTYHLFFADDTGSPGTDMTFFDFPGIPKGNHGTNEISKTSFRVPSDAAIDYWEKRFDRLNVKHKGVQEQFGKKTISFVDFDDQQYQLISDENDHGVESGTPWQQGPVPLEYAITGLGPLFVRVDRFDYFKEMLEKVLLFKETASEKSFHLFEVGEGGNGASVIVEHNTFLPQAQQGFGTVHHAAFRLEDREMLDEWDERMKSFGFATSGFVDRFFFKSLYTRVAPQILFEFATDGPGFMGDEPYETLGEKLSLPPFLEPKRDEIESRVRPIDTVRSTKTFKKE encoded by the coding sequence ATGTCGATTAAAGCGCTAAAAGGCATTCATCACGTCACTGCGATCACAAGCAGTGCTGAAAAAAATTACGAGTTTTTCACTTATGTACTTGGAATGAGGCTGGTCAAAAAGACAGTCAATCAGGATGATATTCAGACGTATCATCTGTTTTTCGCTGATGATACCGGAAGTCCCGGGACTGATATGACGTTCTTTGATTTCCCGGGCATTCCAAAAGGCAATCATGGAACGAATGAAATCTCCAAGACGTCTTTCCGCGTACCGAGTGATGCGGCGATTGATTACTGGGAAAAGCGTTTTGACCGGCTGAATGTGAAGCATAAAGGGGTGCAGGAGCAGTTTGGTAAGAAGACAATTTCATTTGTTGATTTCGATGATCAGCAGTATCAGCTGATTTCAGATGAAAATGATCATGGTGTAGAATCAGGGACGCCTTGGCAACAAGGACCTGTTCCGCTTGAATACGCGATTACAGGACTCGGACCTTTATTTGTCCGTGTCGACCGCTTTGATTATTTTAAGGAAATGCTTGAGAAGGTATTGCTGTTTAAAGAAACGGCGTCAGAGAAGTCATTTCATTTATTTGAAGTCGGTGAAGGTGGTAACGGTGCAAGCGTGATTGTCGAGCATAACACCTTTTTACCGCAGGCGCAGCAGGGCTTTGGCACTGTACACCATGCAGCCTTCAGACTTGAAGACAGAGAGATGCTTGATGAGTGGGATGAGCGCATGAAGAGCTTCGGCTTTGCAACGTCAGGCTTTGTAGACCGCTTCTTCTTTAAATCCCTGTATACAAGAGTCGCACCACAAATTTTGTTCGAATTCGCTACGGATGGTCCAGGGTTTATGGGTGATGAACCGTATGAAACGCTCGGTGAAAAGCTTTCGCTGCCACCGTTTTTAGAGCCTAAACGTGACGAAATCGAAAGCAGAGTGCGTCCGATTGATACGGTGAGAAGTACGAAAACATTTAAAAAAGAATAG